TGGAACATGGCTGATGCCAACACATGCTGAACTTACCTACAATGCGAACTTCAAACAACATACACGCCGCTTAAAACAAATCTCACGGATACTGTCAGACCATGGCTTACGCTTCGGACTGGAATATGTAGGCCCCAAAACCTTATGGTCGAGCCAAAAGTTCCCGTTTATTCATACGATGCCGGAAACGAAAGAATTGATTTCTGCTATCGATGTCAAAGGAGTAGGTCTGATCCTGGATAGTTGGCACTGGTACACAGCCCATGAAACCAAAGCAGATTTATTGACTTTAAGCAATGCCGAGATAGTTGCAGTCGACTTGAATGATGCTCCTGCAGGCTTAGAAATAGATGAGCAGATAGATCAAAAACGCGAGTTACCAATGGCAACAGGTGTGATTGATCTTTCAACATTCCTAAATACACTCAACAGTATAGGATATGATGGTCCTGTACGTGCTGAACCATTTAATGCAGCACTCAGAAAGTTGCCGGCTGATCAGGCAGTTTCCGCGACCGCGATTGCGATGAAAAAAGCCTTTGCCTTGATTAATTAGGCAACTATTTTTTAGCGAGAGAGATTTCAATTGTAACTGGAGTTCCGCGCGGGGGAATTTTAGTCTGATTGGCTTCGAATAGAAGATTTCCTTCACCCGATGCCGAACTGGCGATATTGACATCGATGATTGCAGTTGGAAAGTTGGCAACACAGATTAAGTCTCCACTTTCTGCATGGTAATATTTTTCCCCAGTTGCTTCGTCTGTTGAAAAACCGCTACCTGCAAAAATCCAGTCTGCTTTCATCGTCCGAGGTTGGCTTTCATCATAGAACTTGTTAATTGCAGCTCGAAACTGTTTCTGTCTCGATTTAGCAAGGAAGGCATCTCGTTCTTTTTTGGACATCTGCCCAAACCAAATCAGTTCCTTGTATTTCTCATCATATCGTAGCTCACTTTTTTTATCGATGACCACTCCTTCAGGGAGCTGATCAAGTTTGGCTGTGAAATAACGATTCGTTGCAGTACGAACCCAACTCTGGGCAGGCTCACGGTGCAACTTACCTTGTTTATCTTTCCACTGCAGGAAAATACTCAATTTCTGTCCCTTAGGAGGCTGGAACTTCGGACTAAATTTAACAGGAGTCCCAACCTTGGCTCCAATAGCAATTAAACCTGCATGAATGGCCTTTGCGCTTGAATCAATCGAAAGGATTGATTCGTGCTCCTTGGTCTGTTTTTTGCAACACAACATCTCCAATACGCCTTCCTGGAGGCAAACTTTTGTCCTTAATAACAAACGTTTGCCTTCCAGGTCCAGAAGTACGGTCTTTTGTTTATTAAGGGCGACTAGACCGTCATCTTGTTTATTCGTTTTCTTTTTGGATTCTGAATTTGCTTTGGGAGTATTCTTTTTGACGGGATCAGCAGCATTAAGATATTGCATGGTCGTTAAACCAGACACCACCACCAGACATGGTAACCACAAAGAACTAAACTGTTTCATTAATCTTTCCAAATAATTCGGGATTAAGAGTGTCTCTTTTACACTAGTATTCTATGTGGTTTGGCGTTTATGTCTGTACCAAATCAGCAAGAATTAGGAGATCTTCTGTGAAGAAATGAGATCTGTCAACCAATCCACATAATCAGCAACAATCTGGTCGCGATTTGGTTCAAATTCCAGAGTGTGTCGTGCGTTAGGATATTGGACCAATTTTTTTTGACGAGTCGGAAATTTCTCAAAATAGGCTTCGGTAGCAGAATTATCGACAATCTGATCCTGCCCTGAAAGCATAAAGAGTACGGGGCACTTAATGCCTTCTGCAGCCTGTTCTGTGATTCGATCTAACTCCCGATTTGCGAGCAGAAACGATACAGTGACTTGGTGTAATGCCAGAGGATCATTTTTGATAAAATTTTGGTAGTACTCTTCACCTGTGAATAAAGCAGGCTCTTTTAATGGAATTTCGATCTTTTTTCGATTAATTCTGATTTGTTGTGCCAGCTTCAACTGAATATTTTGAAAAACCGTTGGTTTGACAAGCGTTTTGATTCCAGGATAAAGTAACGCGAGTCCATCAATTAAATCAGGCCGTAATGCGGCGACGACCACTGCCAATTTCGCTCCCCAACTCATCGCTTGCAGAATGAGTGGCCCCTTATGATTTGAATGTTTTTGTTGCGAACGTCTTTTTGTCAGCAGTTGAATCACATCGTTTACTAAACGCTGCCAATGTGAGGCGTATCCTCTATCACTAGAGTTTAAGCCCGAGCCGCGGCGATCAAAAAAACAAATCTGGTAACCAGCATCACATAATTTTCTACAAGAATATTCATACCATCCAGAGTGACTCTGAATACCATGTAAAACAACCAGTGTTCCGTTTGGCGGCTCTGCTGAGGGTGACCAGACACGTCCCTGCAAGCGATAATTATCTGAAGCGACAAATTCTTGTATTAGAGGATCGGTCATAATTTTAAACGAGCATCGTTTCTAAAACACGCGCATAACCACCGAAAGTCCCCTGATCAAACAATACAAACCGAACCAATTCTAATTCATCGGATGATTCCAATTTCATTGCCACAGTTCGTAATGCAATTTCAGCCGCTAAGTCCACGGGATAACGATAAACGCCAGTACTGATTGATGGAAAAGCCAATGTTTTACACTGATGCTTCTCAGCCAGAGAAAGACATGTTTGGTAAGCTGACTCGAGTAACTGACTCTCTTTTTTGCTACCACCCTGCCAGATTGGCCCGACCGCATGGAAGATATACTGAGATGTCAATTTTCCGCCTGAAGTCACAACGGCACTACCTGTAGGGCAACCATCGGGATAACGTTGTCTCAGCTCTTTCATAATTTCAGGTCCTGCAGCATCATGAATTGCGCCATCAACGCCTCCACCACCGGCCAACTGAGAATTTGCAGCATTGACAATGATATCCAACTGCTGAGTTGTAATATCTCCCAGAACTAACTCAATACGGGCAGAGCCAAACTGTACGATCATAGGTTCACGATCTATGATAGAGAATCACAAAACGCCAAAAAACAGATCTTGATGTTTTTTGTTTAGTTGAAAATACTACAGACAGTATAAAATATCAGGGGCTCTGTTCAAAGGGCACTCTAAAACACATCCATGCAACGATTGTGAATTATAACACCGTGATAAAAGTCAGCCTTCTAATTCCTACCCTTGATCAATCTGGTGCTGAAAAACAACTTGCTTTGCTAGCGACCACATTGCCGCGTGATGAATTTGAAGTGCAGGTAATTGCTCTGACAAGGGGGGGGCCCTATGAGCGTCTACTCAAAGAAAACCATATTCCCGTGAAGATCTTGAATAAACGTTTCAGATTTGACCCGTTTGCTTATCGGGCCTTAAAAAAAACGTTACAGAGTCAGCAACCAGACATACTCCATACGTGGTTATTTGCTGCGAATTCTTATGGCAGGATGGCTGTCAAACACTTACCGTCTTCACAAAAACGCCCGAAAGTGATCGTTTCTGAACGCTGTATTGATTCCTGGAAAAGTAATTGGCAAAACAAAGTAGATCGCAGCTTACTTCCTCAGACTTCGTTACTGGTAGGTAATTCTCAAGGTGTAATCGACTTTTACCGCGAAAAAGGTGTCCCGGAATCAATTTTGCGAGTCGTCCATAACGGCATCCCGAGTGCCAATAGCACAGTTTGTGAAACAACCCGATGTCAATTGTTTAAGGAGCAAAATTTACCCGAGAATGCTCGTTTGATTGCTTTTGTCGGTCGGCTGGCTCGACAGAAACGGGTTGAAGATCTGCTCTGGGCTGTGGAATTATTAAGACAAATGAATGAAAACGTCATTTTACTTGTCATAGGCGATGGTCCCGAACGAGCAAAATTAGAACAATTGGCTCACAAATATACGGTGACTCCCAATGTGCGTTTCTTAGGACATCGTAATGATGTGAGTAAATTGCTTCCTTTATTTGAGATATTTCTGCTAGCCAGTGATTTCGAAGGTCAATCGAACAGTATAATGGAAGCGATGTCATATGGGATTCCAGTCATCGCCAGCGATATTCAACCTAACCGAGAATTGGTCGTACACGGTAAAACCGGTTTTTTAACTTCAGTTGGTGATTGTACCGGATTTGCACAATATGCAGAACGCATCCTTGCTGACTCTCAACTGGCAAAAGAAATGGCAAGTGCTTCACAAAAAAGGATGCAAGAAGAATTCAATATCGATAAAATGATACAAGGGTACGCCACTCTTTATCGTGAAGTGCTTAAATAGTTTCCGCCACTCTTTGCTTCTCTTTTATCTTTAAATATCACTTAGAACCAAATTCATGTGTGGAATTACCGGAACCGCGTGGACAACACGGGAAAAAAACATCTTGCCAGATGTGCTAAAGCGCATGACTAATGTGCTCGAACATCGTGGTCCTGATGATACAGGTGGCTATCATTCCGATGTTTCCGGCAAGTCATTTCTCTTTAATGATGAAAGAGCCTATGCAAACTTCAATCCTACATCTGATACCGGGGCAGCCTTAGGGCATCGGCGACTTTCCATTATCGATCTGGGAACGGGTCATCAACCACTGTCCAACGAAGATGGCTCTGTCTGGATCGTTTTTAATGGGGAAATTTACAACTACCTGGAGCTTAGAAACGAACTTGTTCAACAGGGGCATCAATTCCAAACAGAAACTGATACAGAAGTTATCGTTCATCTATATGAAGAGCAGGGGATAACTTGTGTCGAACGTTTACGTGGCATGTTTGCCTTCGCCATTTGGGATGAACGTCGTGAACGCCTTTTTTTAGCACGCGATCGGATCGGGCAGAAGCCTCTCTTTTATCGAGAACAAGTGGGTAGTCTCAGTTTTGCCAGCGAACTGAAATCATTACTGCAAATGCCCGATGCAAAGAGAACCGTTGATCCCCACGCGATCGACTTATTTCTTGCTTATCAATATGTGCCACACCCCTGGTCGATATTGAAAGGCTATCAAAAACTTCCCCCAGCCCATTATGCAGTATATGAACAGGGAAAATTCACAGTTGAACGCTATTGGACGCCCCCTTATCAGAATCCTGAGTCGAATCCAAACTATCAGTTTCGAACACCACAGCAATGGTCGGAAGCACTACGAACCACATTAACGGAGTCTGTGAAGATTCGTATGCGGAGTGATGTGCCTTTAGGAGCCTTTCTGTCTGGAGGCATCGATTCTACTATCATTGCCGGGTTAATGCAGACTATGTCGGATCGTCCCGTACACACATTTTCCATTGGCTTTCCAGTAAAACAATTTGATGAACGGCACTATGCACGAGAAGCAGCCGAATTATTGGGAACCGAGCATCATGAATATATCGTTGAGCCAGAAGCATTAGAAAGGCTGCCCCTACTGGCCTGGCATTATGATGAACCTTTTGCAGATAGCAGCGCCATTCCGACAATGTATCTCTCGCAAGTCACACGCCAGGAAGTGACTGTTGCCTTGTCTGGCGACGGAGGTGATGAACTATTTGCTGGCTACGATCGCTATCGCGCTGTTGCACTCTCTCAATGGTTTGATCGACTGCCCACAATCCTAAAAAAAATGATGACGGCATCATTGTGGCAAAAATTACCTGCGTCTGTTGAACAAAAATCGTTTCGCCGTCGCGTGAAACGATTTCTCGCAGGTTTAGCAGTCCCTCCCGAACGTCGCTACCTGAAATGGGTTGGTATATTTGATACAGAACGACGTTTAGAGATGTATTCACCGGCGTTTCGCGAGCAGTTGGAAACATTTGATACAGATCAATTTCTACTCAAAGCATATCAACTTTGCTGCGATCGTGATTTTGTTACTCGGACTACAGCAACTGATGTACTCACTTATCTGCCTTGCGATATACTAACAAAGGTCGATATTGCCAGTATGGCGCATAGTCTGGAATGTCGCAGTCCGTTTTTGGACCATCATGTTGCTGAGCTTGCAGCAGCTATGCCTTTAGAATTGAAAATGCAAAACGGACGGGGCAAGAAAATTTTAACCGATACCTTTTCTGATCTCTTACCGGAATCGATTCAGACACGTAAAAAAATGGGATTTGGTGTACCACTCAATGAATGGTTCCGCCACGAATTGAAACCATTACTGTTCGATGTGCTTTTGAGTCAAAGTGCCAAAGATCGACAGATCTTCAATCCGATTCAAGTTGAACAGCTGATTAACGAGCACCTCACTCTGCAATGGGATCATAGTGCCCGTCTGTGGTCGCTGCTTGTATTAGAAATGTGGTTTCAAACGTTTATCGATCCGGTTTCTATTCCCGATCATTTTCCTGAAACTATTTTGGCATAAATAAAATTTATTTGTCTGTTCTGATTAAACATTTCAATAATCCAGAAATGTTTTAGTTGAAATTGACGATTATTTTTGCTGAATCAACGAATCTCTATCTGGTTCTCTATTACTCAGCAGCATAAAATAGAGACAGTTGTATTAATTTTAAACTGAAGCTTTCCTGCCTACATGTTACCTGCCAATCACGAGACCACAATGCGTTACTTATTCACTCTTATACTTTTAGTACTTATTGCTAAACCTGCGATGAGTCAGGTTAGAAAAAACATTCAAAGTACAAACAAAGAAATTATTAAATATGAAGAGTGGCCGCAATGGCGCGGTCCACGCGGAGACGGCACATGGAATGGCCCTCCAATTAAAACAGTTTGGCCCCAGGAGGGGCTCAAGAAATTATGGGAACGAGAAATCGGTGGCGGTTATGGTGGAATATCCGTATCAGGAAGGCGACTTTATGTCATGGATCGCCCTGCTGTTTCAAAAGAAGAACAGAAAAAAGCAGAAGGCGTGCATAGCCATCGCATTCAGCGGAAAGATGTCGAAAGAGTTCTATGCTTTGATGCTCTCTCCGGTCAAAAAATTTGGTCGCATGAATATCCCAGTAAATATAACAAGCTAGATTATGGCAATGGCCCGCGCGTCGCCCCTTCGGTGATTGATGGTTTTGTTTATACATTAGGAACGATGGGTGATGTGTTTTGCCTTTCAGCAGCAACGGGTGATGTGATCTGGAAATCACATCTTGTTAACGATTTTGGTGGTAAAGTTCCCCAATGGGGTTACGCAGCGGCTCCCTATGTGGTCGGTGAACAGGTCATTCTGATGCCCGGTGGAAAAGAGCAGGGGACTGCCATTATCGCTCTGGATCGTCAAACAGGACAAGAACGCTGGCGAACTCTCTCGGACCAGGCAGGCTATGCGACTCCCCTTTTAGTGCAACATCAAGGCCACGACCAACTGATCGTCTGGTCTCCCAACCACATTCACAGTGTCGCTCCTCAGACAGGACAGCACTTATGGTCGGTTCCTTACAAAGTGACTTACGGTGTGGCCATTGCCAGCCCCATTGAAAAAGAGGGTCTCATTTTTGTCGCCGGCTATTGGGAAGGATCTAAGGCAATTCAACTGGGGCGGCTACCGCAGGAAGCTAAGCTGAAATGGGAAGATCGCCGTAAATTACGAGGTCTGATGTCACAACCGCTTTACAAGGATGGTTATGCCTATTTGCTTGATAAACA
The Gimesia aquarii DNA segment above includes these coding regions:
- a CDS encoding sugar phosphate isomerase/epimerase family protein — encoded protein: MSLNRRSFIKSACAALFTSSLGNHVCASLGRERVMKLDLSCGRIGVKANQKQAIDYAQKYGFEAVVPDAGYLGRLSENELSKLKSEMQSKNLVFSAAGMPVDFRKDESKFKEGLKSLPNAAAALQRAGVTRIGTWLMPTHAELTYNANFKQHTRRLKQISRILSDHGLRFGLEYVGPKTLWSSQKFPFIHTMPETKELISAIDVKGVGLILDSWHWYTAHETKADLLTLSNAEIVAVDLNDAPAGLEIDEQIDQKRELPMATGVIDLSTFLNTLNSIGYDGPVRAEPFNAALRKLPADQAVSATAIAMKKAFALIN
- a CDS encoding YdjY domain-containing protein, coding for MKQFSSLWLPCLVVVSGLTTMQYLNAADPVKKNTPKANSESKKKTNKQDDGLVALNKQKTVLLDLEGKRLLLRTKVCLQEGVLEMLCCKKQTKEHESILSIDSSAKAIHAGLIAIGAKVGTPVKFSPKFQPPKGQKLSIFLQWKDKQGKLHREPAQSWVRTATNRYFTAKLDQLPEGVVIDKKSELRYDEKYKELIWFGQMSKKERDAFLAKSRQKQFRAAINKFYDESQPRTMKADWIFAGSGFSTDEATGEKYYHAESGDLICVANFPTAIIDVNIASSASGEGNLLFEANQTKIPPRGTPVTIEISLAKK
- a CDS encoding alpha/beta hydrolase, with amino-acid sequence MTDPLIQEFVASDNYRLQGRVWSPSAEPPNGTLVVLHGIQSHSGWYEYSCRKLCDAGYQICFFDRRGSGLNSSDRGYASHWQRLVNDVIQLLTKRRSQQKHSNHKGPLILQAMSWGAKLAVVVAALRPDLIDGLALLYPGIKTLVKPTVFQNIQLKLAQQIRINRKKIEIPLKEPALFTGEEYYQNFIKNDPLALHQVTVSFLLANRELDRITEQAAEGIKCPVLFMLSGQDQIVDNSATEAYFEKFPTRQKKLVQYPNARHTLEFEPNRDQIVADYVDWLTDLISSQKIS
- a CDS encoding O-acetyl-ADP-ribose deacetylase, which codes for MIVQFGSARIELVLGDITTQQLDIIVNAANSQLAGGGGVDGAIHDAAGPEIMKELRQRYPDGCPTGSAVVTSGGKLTSQYIFHAVGPIWQGGSKKESQLLESAYQTCLSLAEKHQCKTLAFPSISTGVYRYPVDLAAEIALRTVAMKLESSDELELVRFVLFDQGTFGGYARVLETMLV
- a CDS encoding glycosyltransferase gives rise to the protein MIKVSLLIPTLDQSGAEKQLALLATTLPRDEFEVQVIALTRGGPYERLLKENHIPVKILNKRFRFDPFAYRALKKTLQSQQPDILHTWLFAANSYGRMAVKHLPSSQKRPKVIVSERCIDSWKSNWQNKVDRSLLPQTSLLVGNSQGVIDFYREKGVPESILRVVHNGIPSANSTVCETTRCQLFKEQNLPENARLIAFVGRLARQKRVEDLLWAVELLRQMNENVILLVIGDGPERAKLEQLAHKYTVTPNVRFLGHRNDVSKLLPLFEIFLLASDFEGQSNSIMEAMSYGIPVIASDIQPNRELVVHGKTGFLTSVGDCTGFAQYAERILADSQLAKEMASASQKRMQEEFNIDKMIQGYATLYREVLK
- the asnB gene encoding asparagine synthase (glutamine-hydrolyzing); the encoded protein is MCGITGTAWTTREKNILPDVLKRMTNVLEHRGPDDTGGYHSDVSGKSFLFNDERAYANFNPTSDTGAALGHRRLSIIDLGTGHQPLSNEDGSVWIVFNGEIYNYLELRNELVQQGHQFQTETDTEVIVHLYEEQGITCVERLRGMFAFAIWDERRERLFLARDRIGQKPLFYREQVGSLSFASELKSLLQMPDAKRTVDPHAIDLFLAYQYVPHPWSILKGYQKLPPAHYAVYEQGKFTVERYWTPPYQNPESNPNYQFRTPQQWSEALRTTLTESVKIRMRSDVPLGAFLSGGIDSTIIAGLMQTMSDRPVHTFSIGFPVKQFDERHYAREAAELLGTEHHEYIVEPEALERLPLLAWHYDEPFADSSAIPTMYLSQVTRQEVTVALSGDGGDELFAGYDRYRAVALSQWFDRLPTILKKMMTASLWQKLPASVEQKSFRRRVKRFLAGLAVPPERRYLKWVGIFDTERRLEMYSPAFREQLETFDTDQFLLKAYQLCCDRDFVTRTTATDVLTYLPCDILTKVDIASMAHSLECRSPFLDHHVAELAAAMPLELKMQNGRGKKILTDTFSDLLPESIQTRKKMGFGVPLNEWFRHELKPLLFDVLLSQSAKDRQIFNPIQVEQLINEHLTLQWDHSARLWSLLVLEMWFQTFIDPVSIPDHFPETILA
- a CDS encoding PQQ-binding-like beta-propeller repeat protein; this translates as MRYLFTLILLVLIAKPAMSQVRKNIQSTNKEIIKYEEWPQWRGPRGDGTWNGPPIKTVWPQEGLKKLWEREIGGGYGGISVSGRRLYVMDRPAVSKEEQKKAEGVHSHRIQRKDVERVLCFDALSGQKIWSHEYPSKYNKLDYGNGPRVAPSVIDGFVYTLGTMGDVFCLSAATGDVIWKSHLVNDFGGKVPQWGYAAAPYVVGEQVILMPGGKEQGTAIIALDRQTGQERWRTLSDQAGYATPLLVQHQGHDQLIVWSPNHIHSVAPQTGQHLWSVPYKVTYGVAIASPIEKEGLIFVAGYWEGSKAIQLGRLPQEAKLKWEDRRKLRGLMSQPLYKDGYAYLLDKQFGLTCFEYQTGKKIWDDGKKMTPGNSRNPQATLVWLNQSSRVLVLNSAGDLILAELTPAGYKELTRTNLIGKTWAHPAYAENRVYARSNTKLVAYELPTDESQ